One stretch of Apis cerana isolate GH-2021 linkage group LG8, AcerK_1.0, whole genome shotgun sequence DNA includes these proteins:
- the LOC107995338 gene encoding thioredoxin domain-containing protein produces the protein MLRIIFFILICSFVDVYSASLETVSDEELINLIKTEKYVVVLFSSKDCTTCDNYENELIHLREDLVNSLSSWVIKAVDSQLLRLYSADKEPALVFFRHGMPLLYDGPLNDEEILTMFTENKEPTVKELTDDTFEHLTQASSGATTGDWFVMFYSTDCVECVRMIARWEAVGAKLKQRVNVARIDKYTTGASTARRFNVYKAPEFILFRHGKMYRYQITKYDINSFVSFAKEWYKNARAESVPVPQSPFDDLVQMIANFLRENPWIMKLGSITIGVFIIISVASKFRRKTEIPQKKD, from the exons ATGTTacgaatcatatttttcatcttgatATGTAGTTTTGTTGACGTTTATTCTGCCAGTCTCGAAACAGTGAGTGATGAAGAGCTTATAAATCTcataaaaactgaaaaatatgTGGTCGTACTTTTCT CAAGCAAGGATTGTACGACATGTGATAACTATGAGAATGAATTGATTCATTTAAGGGAAGATTTGGTAAATTCATTGTCAAGCTGGGTTATAAAAGCTGTTGATAGTCAGTTGCTTCGTCTTTATAGTGCTGACAAAGAACCAGCACTTGTATTTTTCAGACATGGAATGCCTTTACTTTATGATg gtccattaaatgatgaagaaattttaactatGTTTACTGAAAATAAAGAACCTACAGTAAAAGAATTAACAGATGATACTTTTGAACATTTAACTCAAGCAAGTAGTGGAGCTACAACTGGAGATTGGTTTGTTATGTT ttatagTACAGATTGTGTGGAATGTGTTAGAATGATTGCAAGATGGGAAGCTGTAGGTGCAAAATTAAAGCAAAGGGTTAATGTAGCacgtattgataaatatacaaCTGGAGCATCTACAGCAAGAagatttaatgtttataaagctcctgaatttatatt ATTTAGACATGGAAAAATGTATCGTTATCAGAttacaaaatatgatattaactCTTTTGTATCATTTGCAAAAGAATGGTATAAAAACGCACGTGCGGAATCTGTTCCTGTACCACAAAGCCCATT cgaTGATCTCGTACAAATGATTGCAAATTTCCTTCGTGAAAATCCGTGGATAATGAAACTCGGTAGTATAACAATTGgtgtatttattatcatttctgtAGCTTCTAAATTTAGACGTAAAACTGAGATTCCACAAAAGAAGGACTAA